In Sporosarcina psychrophila, a genomic segment contains:
- a CDS encoding NERD domain-containing protein, translating into MNADNSMITGFYEGILITLKMLITSTAFPVVVLFVILWIILQWKMPVIKGNYGEWVVKTKLRKLGDAYTVFHDVYIPNGERGLTQVDHIVTSVYGVFVIETKHYSGWIFGDEFKPYWTQVIYKRKTKMYNPIRQNYGHVQALLTYIGREEMQEVYSIIAFSSNSTFKFNKGFTSAHVIQFPDLITTISQYKEQHISEDTVKGINEKLAELLALYKNDRKLFKAEHMQSIRKAKDAKQTARSHTSRAKKMSKTDASLLYTACPKCNGQLTLKTGRYGKFYGCSNYPDCRNTESVNLDQHRRSV; encoded by the coding sequence ATGAATGCAGACAATAGTATGATAACGGGATTTTATGAGGGCATTTTGATTACACTCAAGATGCTTATTACATCAACTGCATTTCCGGTTGTCGTCCTATTCGTGATTTTGTGGATTATCCTGCAGTGGAAAATGCCGGTTATTAAAGGGAATTATGGGGAGTGGGTTGTAAAGACCAAGCTTCGGAAATTAGGGGATGCATACACTGTCTTCCATGATGTTTATATTCCGAATGGTGAGCGGGGACTGACGCAAGTAGATCATATTGTGACCTCCGTGTATGGCGTGTTTGTCATCGAAACGAAACATTACAGCGGTTGGATTTTTGGTGATGAATTTAAACCCTATTGGACACAAGTTATCTATAAACGGAAAACAAAAATGTACAATCCAATCCGGCAAAATTATGGCCATGTTCAAGCTTTGCTTACCTACATAGGACGAGAGGAAATGCAGGAAGTCTATTCCATCATCGCATTTTCATCTAACTCTACTTTTAAATTCAATAAGGGTTTCACCTCAGCACATGTCATACAGTTCCCTGATCTTATTACAACAATCAGTCAGTACAAGGAGCAGCACATTAGTGAGGATACCGTGAAGGGGATCAATGAAAAGCTCGCGGAACTTTTGGCTCTATATAAAAATGACAGGAAACTATTCAAGGCTGAGCACATGCAATCGATTCGAAAAGCGAAAGATGCCAAGCAGACGGCACGTTCACATACAAGCCGTGCGAAAAAGATGTCCAAGACTGATGCCTCACTATTATATACTGCTTGTCCGAAGTGTAATGGGCAGTTGACCTTGAAGACAGGTAGATACGGAAAATTTTACGGTTGCAGTAATTATCCTGATTGTCGGAATACAGAAAGTGTGAATCTGGATCAGC
- a CDS encoding SIR2 family NAD-dependent protein deacylase translates to MTKLEKLFKEKLRKYHQLKIIRDRLWSEDGKSRVSVMVGAGFSLNAEKLEDYFASMSTWSDLKNKLAGNLREEDVSACEDVLALGQLYADEFGRANLDELLKEAIPDQNYNPGELHQELLKLPWADVYTTNYDTLLERTLPNVVERSYQVIYDQNDIPSSVAPRIVKLHGSFPSNRPFIFTKKDYDSYEEKSAAFVNMVQQSIMETTLVLIGFSGDDPNFEKWTKWVHENLGEHMPKIYMLTFDESKNVESLIGRGITLIDFKEVYQGSNSENVYAQMFSDIFEFFSFENNKEQMNWPHESYLKSFEDIEQALRLYEKNRKDYPGWCILPDIIKRKNIEVVQLNVNNVMGILNNETSFVEKVAMINELIWIQEIFGIPIDITFHKVMKGIIEEYFQQEIRNLKFKELGLIVLRLIKEARLDFNSEDIGYYTEIMNGNVLDNNTNHQNIYEKALWFINKFDFEKVNEILKSWEITNNDLEWSVKKANLLVEIDESNQAVLLLEDCLNNVRKLITVNRKDLRLLSLEGIILSILVRLTNKYSFKNIKNRLEYLESKHCNPLKEIDSLFSRMRIYEMKSGSFRKKGFDPNRITITENYRSTIEMELIDSYSLLIIAEEWGLALRNVKSSDKEAIKVAIKNSQYLYPFYSWIKYLQVGDLKVINEFFSREVVYQSETESLSLYFLIIMNGIEQRENTNTNLVLLIEIVSRLYFALTEEEKKRVDLLAGKLFIDVEFYNTHRYSIEKAFKPLFTRIIFDKNPNDIKVFLQKIINLPIIGETNSGLETVFVQDHNFFEPTMYFPIEFQNSDNVKISIGKVRLNRLFQLLVKGKSNARDAALVRLLLLLNGNALDRKNEKKLRGILKSIIEDENEDICSYILDSYLIMKFGDLEIQEEYCNEVIVQQIPKSYRAGVISSGVGLDRLLANLNNIFPSLLGKDEIQIKYITNESYEAWLKVFYIWWDDQESFLLEDNRYSFFGKNNDLERMIVFLKNSFLASIPQECISSYDKAKFAEIYKNLLENKLDMALMLIPILLKNNIIKEREVDRIYDAMLNNNEKLSRASISSIYDLALLDSGNQIKVDLSQIKKTIVNLFLFRKESTLLEITKTLKYIIWRVPNFFTVDEYKKMIDSLLLLLDDLINRYYQNSEMKIEEFEILSEATGLAGYIYKQGDSHLRKQLEDWKELSNVNRLPEVRKYAYLFE, encoded by the coding sequence GTGACGAAGTTAGAAAAATTATTCAAGGAGAAGCTAAGAAAGTATCATCAATTAAAGATTATTCGTGACAGATTATGGTCAGAGGATGGGAAAAGTAGAGTATCTGTAATGGTAGGAGCAGGCTTTAGTTTAAACGCAGAGAAGCTTGAAGATTATTTTGCAAGTATGTCTACTTGGTCTGATTTAAAGAATAAATTAGCAGGAAATCTCAGGGAAGAGGATGTTTCAGCTTGTGAAGATGTTTTAGCATTAGGACAATTATATGCCGATGAATTTGGCAGGGCTAATTTAGACGAACTTTTAAAAGAAGCTATACCAGATCAAAATTACAATCCAGGAGAATTACATCAAGAATTATTAAAGCTCCCTTGGGCAGACGTATACACAACAAATTATGACACACTATTAGAAAGAACATTACCTAATGTAGTTGAAAGAAGCTATCAAGTAATTTACGATCAAAATGATATACCTAGTTCTGTAGCCCCTAGAATTGTTAAGCTACATGGGAGTTTTCCTTCTAATCGACCTTTCATATTTACCAAAAAAGATTATGATTCATACGAAGAAAAATCGGCAGCGTTTGTAAATATGGTTCAGCAATCTATTATGGAAACTACCTTGGTATTAATTGGATTCTCCGGTGATGACCCGAACTTTGAGAAATGGACAAAATGGGTACATGAAAATCTAGGAGAACATATGCCGAAAATATATATGTTAACTTTTGATGAATCGAAAAATGTAGAAAGTTTAATTGGTAGAGGCATAACACTTATTGATTTTAAAGAAGTGTATCAAGGTTCTAATAGTGAAAATGTTTATGCACAGATGTTTAGCGATATTTTCGAGTTTTTTTCATTTGAAAACAATAAGGAACAAATGAATTGGCCGCATGAATCATATTTAAAAAGTTTTGAAGATATCGAACAGGCATTAAGGTTATATGAAAAGAATCGGAAGGATTATCCGGGATGGTGCATACTACCTGATATTATTAAAAGAAAAAATATCGAAGTGGTTCAATTAAATGTGAATAATGTAATGGGAATACTGAATAATGAAACAAGTTTCGTGGAAAAAGTTGCTATGATAAACGAGTTGATTTGGATTCAGGAGATATTTGGTATACCAATCGATATAACGTTTCATAAAGTTATGAAAGGAATTATTGAGGAATATTTTCAACAAGAAATCAGAAATTTAAAGTTTAAGGAACTGGGCTTAATTGTTTTAAGATTAATTAAAGAAGCTAGACTAGATTTTAATAGTGAAGACATTGGCTATTATACAGAAATAATGAATGGGAATGTTCTTGATAATAATACTAATCACCAAAATATCTACGAAAAAGCATTATGGTTTATTAATAAATTCGATTTTGAAAAGGTTAATGAAATATTGAAAAGTTGGGAAATAACAAACAATGATTTGGAATGGAGCGTTAAAAAAGCGAATCTTTTGGTTGAAATCGATGAAAGTAATCAAGCCGTTTTATTATTAGAAGATTGTTTGAATAATGTTAGGAAATTAATAACTGTCAATAGAAAAGATCTACGATTATTGTCCTTGGAGGGAATAATATTATCGATTCTTGTCAGATTAACTAATAAGTATTCTTTCAAAAATATTAAAAACAGACTCGAATATTTAGAATCAAAGCATTGTAATCCATTAAAGGAGATCGATTCCTTATTCAGCAGGATGAGAATTTATGAAATGAAATCGGGAAGTTTTCGAAAAAAAGGGTTTGATCCAAATAGGATAACAATTACAGAAAATTATAGAAGTACAATCGAAATGGAGTTAATTGACTCATACTCTTTGTTGATTATCGCAGAAGAGTGGGGATTAGCCCTTAGAAATGTGAAGTCATCTGATAAAGAAGCAATAAAAGTAGCGATAAAAAACTCTCAGTATCTATATCCTTTTTATTCTTGGATTAAATACTTGCAAGTTGGAGACTTGAAAGTAATAAATGAGTTCTTTTCAAGAGAAGTAGTTTATCAATCGGAAACTGAAAGTTTGAGTTTATACTTTCTGATTATTATGAATGGCATTGAACAAAGAGAAAATACGAATACTAATCTAGTTTTACTAATTGAAATAGTATCGCGACTCTATTTTGCTCTCACTGAAGAGGAAAAGAAAAGGGTTGATTTATTAGCGGGAAAATTATTTATTGATGTAGAATTTTACAATACTCATAGATACTCAATCGAAAAAGCTTTTAAGCCGTTATTCACAAGGATAATATTTGACAAAAATCCAAATGATATTAAGGTCTTTCTGCAGAAGATAATAAACTTACCTATTATTGGAGAAACGAATAGCGGACTAGAGACTGTTTTTGTGCAGGACCATAATTTTTTTGAACCAACTATGTATTTTCCTATCGAGTTTCAAAACAGTGATAATGTAAAGATAAGTATTGGTAAAGTAAGATTAAATAGGCTATTTCAATTACTTGTAAAAGGAAAAAGTAATGCTAGAGATGCTGCTTTGGTAAGATTACTCTTGTTACTGAATGGAAACGCTCTAGATCGAAAAAATGAAAAGAAGTTAAGAGGAATTTTGAAATCTATTATTGAAGATGAAAATGAAGATATATGTTCATATATTTTGGACTCTTATTTAATTATGAAATTTGGAGATTTAGAGATTCAAGAAGAGTATTGCAATGAAGTTATTGTACAACAAATTCCGAAATCTTATAGGGCGGGAGTGATATCAAGCGGAGTTGGACTAGATCGACTGTTAGCAAATCTTAATAATATATTTCCGTCACTACTTGGAAAAGATGAAATTCAAATTAAGTATATTACGAATGAATCGTATGAGGCGTGGCTGAAAGTTTTCTATATATGGTGGGATGATCAAGAGAGTTTTTTACTTGAAGATAATCGTTATTCATTCTTTGGTAAAAATAATGATTTAGAACGGATGATTGTCTTTCTGAAGAATAGCTTTTTAGCTAGTATTCCTCAAGAATGTATCTCGAGTTATGATAAGGCTAAATTTGCGGAGATTTATAAGAACTTATTAGAAAATAAATTGGATATGGCACTAATGTTAATTCCAATATTATTAAAAAATAATATTATTAAAGAACGAGAAGTAGATAGAATCTATGATGCCATGCTCAATAACAACGAAAAGCTTTCAAGGGCAAGTATATCTTCTATTTATGATTTAGCTCTTTTGGATAGTGGAAATCAGATTAAGGTTGATTTATCTCAAATTAAAAAAACAATAGTTAATCTATTTTTATTCAGAAAGGAATCTACATTATTGGAGATAACTAAAACATTAAAGTATATAATTTGGCGGGTACCTAATTTTTTTACTGTAGATGAATATAAAAAGATGATTGATTCATTGCTACTATTATTGGATGATTTAATAAACAGATACTATCAAAATAGTGAAATGAAAATCGAAGAATTTGAAATACTATCAGAAGCAACAGGCCTAGCTGGCTATATTTATAAACAAGGTGATTCACATTTACGTAAGCAGTTAGAAGATTGGAAAGAATTATCGAATGTAAATAGGTTGCCAGAAGTACGAAAATATGCTTATCTTTTTGAATGA
- a CDS encoding response regulator transcription factor gives MLVKEILYIEDDIEIGSIVKEDLEQRGYLVRWLTSGDGMEEAFGNTDLVILDVMLPGLDGFTVGLRLKSNHPEIPILMLSARTAVDDKLQGLQFADDYVTKPFHPEELAARIEVLLRRNRQALPEEIQIGHLTVNIMENRILKDNGEEVLLTAKQRQIFMYLLEHPNQILTKEQLYEAVWGEFYLEGDKTLMVHIRYLREKIEKEPSSPKIIETIRGLGYRLKQ, from the coding sequence ATGTTAGTGAAGGAAATATTATATATTGAAGATGATATAGAAATTGGTAGCATTGTTAAAGAGGACTTGGAGCAGCGTGGTTATTTGGTACGCTGGCTTACTTCCGGGGATGGGATGGAAGAAGCGTTTGGTAATACGGACTTAGTCATTTTAGACGTGATGCTTCCTGGGCTAGATGGGTTTACGGTAGGACTGCGATTGAAAAGCAATCATCCCGAGATTCCAATTCTGATGTTGTCCGCTCGGACCGCTGTGGATGATAAGTTACAAGGGCTACAGTTCGCAGATGACTATGTGACTAAACCGTTTCATCCTGAAGAGCTTGCTGCAAGAATTGAAGTGTTACTAAGAAGGAATCGACAGGCGTTACCTGAAGAGATTCAGATTGGTCATTTAACGGTTAACATAATGGAAAACCGAATTTTAAAAGATAACGGTGAAGAAGTTTTGTTGACGGCCAAACAGCGTCAAATTTTCATGTATTTATTGGAACATCCAAATCAAATTTTGACAAAAGAACAGCTTTACGAGGCTGTATGGGGAGAATTTTATCTTGAAGGGGATAAGACCTTGATGGTCCATATCCGCTACTTGAGAGAAAAGATTGAGAAAGAGCCAAGTTCGCCTAAAATTATCGAAACAATTCGCGGCCTCGGCTATAGGCTGAAACAATGA
- a CDS encoding Spo0B domain-containing protein: MKNRKIKLILVLSTVLLLLFTSLNVFTSYVKMKKTVEESIGNQSLIAAESIASALDKETYWKFLNNPVKNEYYWELTNYLVDAREKLGALFVYTLEIDNPKVSNVMIGGLPKELDESYSIGVVCTVPEKQVKIAFEGNTYITDVIEDADHGSYLSVGVPIKDEAGKVMGYLGIDISVDTLNDIKGKVLKNNILLFVFNGAFILVAIGSFLLLQRWYQKEVAKEVGYTEDTYQAELKTLITSISSLRHDFTNHIQVLHGLLQLGESKQAQQYISSLSKEVLALETLKLNIDHPGLSILLQTKKLAAQNYHIDMNFTVSHDAFDKIKTTDLIIILSNLIDNAIDATVALPVAERKITISCQKDVTQYLFKITNTGPKISDNEHIFKQGYSTKNAEQGKIRGQGLFIVKEVVNRYNGEITIDSINDLETIALVGIPLK, translated from the coding sequence ATGAAAAACCGTAAAATAAAACTAATTTTAGTATTATCTACTGTCTTGTTATTGTTGTTTACAAGTTTAAATGTCTTTACCTCTTACGTGAAGATGAAAAAGACGGTTGAAGAGTCAATCGGTAATCAAAGTCTTATAGCAGCAGAATCCATTGCGTCTGCGTTAGATAAAGAAACGTATTGGAAATTTTTGAATAACCCCGTGAAAAACGAATATTATTGGGAATTAACAAACTACTTAGTTGATGCAAGAGAAAAACTGGGAGCATTATTTGTATATACATTGGAAATCGATAATCCAAAAGTATCGAACGTAATGATAGGCGGATTACCCAAGGAGTTAGATGAGAGCTATAGTATTGGAGTGGTTTGTACAGTACCCGAAAAGCAGGTCAAAATAGCCTTTGAAGGAAATACCTATATTACAGATGTAATTGAGGATGCCGACCATGGCTCTTATCTTTCTGTTGGAGTACCGATAAAGGATGAAGCAGGAAAGGTCATGGGCTACTTAGGTATCGATATTAGTGTTGATACACTTAATGATATTAAGGGGAAAGTACTGAAAAACAATATCCTTCTCTTCGTCTTTAATGGTGCCTTTATTTTGGTCGCTATCGGATCCTTCTTATTATTGCAAAGATGGTATCAAAAAGAAGTGGCAAAGGAAGTCGGGTATACAGAAGATACATACCAAGCTGAACTTAAAACGTTAATCACTTCCATATCTTCATTAAGACATGATTTTACCAATCATATTCAAGTTTTACATGGACTACTTCAACTAGGGGAATCTAAGCAGGCTCAGCAATACATATCATCTTTGTCTAAAGAAGTTCTGGCGCTAGAAACTCTAAAACTAAATATAGATCATCCTGGTCTTTCAATCTTACTGCAAACAAAGAAACTGGCTGCACAAAATTATCATATTGATATGAATTTTACGGTTTCTCATGATGCATTCGATAAAATAAAAACAACAGATTTAATCATAATACTGTCGAATTTAATTGATAATGCAATTGATGCAACAGTTGCATTACCTGTAGCCGAACGTAAAATAACAATTAGCTGTCAAAAGGATGTTACGCAGTATCTATTTAAGATTACGAATACTGGACCTAAAATTAGTGACAATGAACATATTTTTAAACAAGGATATTCAACAAAAAATGCAGAACAAGGAAAGATAAGAGGGCAAGGTTTATTTATTGTGAAGGAAGTTGTGAATAGATATAATGGGGAAATCACAATTGATTCAATAAATGATTTAGAGACTATTGCCCTTGTGGGAATCCCTCTAAAGTAA
- a CDS encoding helix-turn-helix domain-containing protein: MTTYLSEYAYFTNKHDLDAATRQHVLTHWNDMNQTERAVLDMIRRYSVKYGAAHLKHETIEKAIKKSNATVRRAIRKLVKLEIIERIHYIRPVMSGLGANIYVIKPTNDQSKLNTPENDEKPSSSKFEPANLQTEAVLSKAIKTKDLKRTSPTEIVPTTLFGKMKSLLSSTIGESKLARNFYGVYRKQSLQMLKFSIHEDKGELFEQLAMHALRIAVQTTKQKKVRNLPGYYSGVLRELIGKALFREAFMDYDVPVEGFFYR; the protein is encoded by the coding sequence ATGACAACTTACCTATCTGAATACGCATACTTCACAAACAAACACGATCTAGACGCGGCAACAAGACAACATGTACTTACGCACTGGAACGATATGAACCAAACAGAGCGGGCTGTTCTCGATATGATTCGTCGTTACTCCGTTAAATACGGCGCTGCCCACTTGAAACACGAAACCATCGAAAAGGCTATCAAGAAATCAAATGCAACTGTTCGACGCGCCATCCGTAAATTAGTAAAGCTCGAAATCATCGAACGCATTCACTATATCCGCCCCGTTATGAGCGGTCTAGGCGCTAACATTTATGTCATTAAACCTACTAATGACCAGTCGAAATTGAACACCCCAGAGAATGACGAAAAGCCTTCTAGCAGTAAGTTTGAACCCGCTAATCTACAAACCGAAGCTGTTCTTTCTAAAGCGATAAAGACTAAAGACCTTAAAAGAACGTCTCCTACGGAAATTGTGCCTACTACACTTTTCGGTAAAATGAAATCTCTTCTTTCTTCAACAATCGGAGAAAGTAAATTAGCACGTAATTTTTACGGCGTCTATCGGAAACAGTCCCTACAAATGCTGAAATTCAGTATTCACGAAGACAAAGGAGAACTGTTCGAGCAATTAGCCATGCATGCCCTTCGTATTGCGGTTCAAACAACCAAACAGAAAAAAGTCCGGAATCTGCCCGGTTATTATTCAGGTGTCTTACGCGAACTCATTGGTAAGGCTTTATTCAGAGAGGCTTTTATGGATTATGACGTGCCAGTTGAGGGATTTTTCTATCGCTGA
- a CDS encoding IS4 family transposase — protein sequence MKSVDENLVFRQYLSLLPVNILACPLMNYDAKKLTDFSLVKILIMANLCKWESLREIEEGIRSKKSFQRDLGLTPIGYSQISRRLIDLNTADLADLLGRLARHYWLLQRHVEGINPQVGILRIIDGTYIKLPDNASNWTAISKVSSGIKLHIRVVVASSNSIFPEKMIPSTGNIADSDAVNHIIDDDALYVMDRGYAHKTKMGGWLQRNIQFLVRVRKTFTTETLKSYTPTLPNVVKNELVSIRTREEPLRYIEFVDSEGTSFHLITNRLDLSEAEILETYKNCLYIELFFKWIKQHLKVSHLFSHSPAGIWNQLFITLITFALIEIMRLIHQPKKSVWEFLRVFRLYMFNPISQLLTTCKRRLKKSKGRQRLPDSKPIEIRFGEDFAIVSPITKEHFLRKNSNV from the coding sequence ATGAAAAGTGTAGACGAAAACTTAGTCTTTCGTCAATATTTATCTCTATTGCCAGTTAACATTTTGGCTTGTCCATTGATGAATTATGATGCGAAAAAGCTAACTGACTTTTCCCTTGTGAAAATCTTGATTATGGCCAACTTATGTAAGTGGGAAAGTCTTCGCGAAATCGAAGAAGGCATTCGGTCAAAAAAATCGTTTCAAAGAGATTTGGGGCTTACGCCAATTGGTTACTCACAAATTAGTCGTCGACTCATCGATTTGAATACGGCTGATCTGGCCGACTTGCTCGGCCGCTTAGCTCGACACTATTGGCTATTACAAAGGCATGTAGAAGGGATAAATCCCCAAGTCGGGATTTTGCGTATTATTGATGGAACCTATATCAAGCTACCAGACAACGCATCAAATTGGACAGCCATTTCCAAAGTATCCAGTGGGATTAAACTGCATATTCGTGTAGTAGTCGCTTCTTCGAATAGTATATTTCCCGAAAAAATGATTCCATCCACGGGAAATATAGCGGACTCTGATGCCGTGAATCACATCATCGATGATGATGCTTTGTATGTAATGGATCGAGGGTATGCACATAAAACGAAGATGGGTGGCTGGCTGCAACGTAATATACAATTTCTCGTGCGTGTTCGGAAAACTTTTACGACAGAAACACTCAAATCATATACACCCACTCTACCAAATGTCGTGAAAAATGAATTGGTGTCAATTCGGACACGTGAAGAACCGTTACGCTACATTGAATTTGTTGATTCTGAGGGCACATCCTTCCATTTAATCACGAATCGTCTCGATTTAAGTGAAGCAGAAATTTTAGAGACATACAAGAACTGCTTGTACATCGAGCTCTTCTTCAAATGGATTAAGCAGCATTTAAAGGTTAGCCATTTGTTCAGCCATTCGCCCGCAGGTATTTGGAATCAGCTGTTTATCACGTTGATTACCTTTGCCCTTATTGAAATAATGCGACTCATTCATCAACCTAAAAAGTCAGTATGGGAGTTTTTAAGGGTATTTCGTCTCTATATGTTCAATCCAATCAGCCAACTTTTAACTACCTGTAAACGTCGGTTAAAGAAAAGCAAAGGAAGGCAAAGGTTGCCGGATTCCAAACCGATAGAAATCCGTTTTGGAGAAGATTTCGCGATTGTAAGCCCGATTACTAAAGAGCATTTTTTAAGAAAAAACTCTAATGTATAA